The following are from one region of the Paenibacillus sp. JZ16 genome:
- a CDS encoding helix-turn-helix transcriptional regulator — protein sequence MSNPRELHENTRLDYKAYPVQVFHNFCSHAKMKDCILYLHWHEHFEIISMRQGHAVFHIDTTPYDVKAGEVIIIPGGSLHVGYALEDGDVRFDCVVVNASLFNDFLHDPIHARYVAPYMEGRLRFPVKPAESHPAGADCYPLLDEVIEELVTRRPAYELVAKSKLYTLFVLLARTFMPAPFTEKTAEPYFANRDRYKTLIQHIESNIGEKLSVEAAAAAVGLNPFHFCKMFKRLTGRTFVDYVNLTRMNEAEKLLREGTLTITEIAGIVGCSNPNYFTKLYKQYKGMTPSQARLL from the coding sequence TTGTCCAATCCAAGAGAGCTTCATGAGAATACGAGACTTGACTACAAAGCTTATCCCGTGCAGGTATTTCATAACTTCTGCTCCCATGCCAAAATGAAAGACTGTATCCTGTATCTCCACTGGCATGAGCACTTTGAGATCATTAGCATGCGCCAAGGACACGCGGTATTCCATATTGATACAACTCCGTATGACGTAAAGGCCGGGGAAGTCATTATCATCCCCGGCGGCAGCCTTCACGTGGGATATGCGCTTGAAGATGGCGACGTACGATTTGATTGTGTCGTGGTGAATGCATCCCTCTTTAACGATTTCCTTCATGATCCGATTCATGCGCGTTATGTCGCTCCCTATATGGAAGGCCGGCTCCGTTTCCCCGTCAAGCCTGCCGAGAGCCACCCAGCTGGCGCAGACTGCTATCCGCTGTTGGATGAAGTCATTGAAGAGCTTGTAACGCGTCGTCCAGCCTATGAGCTTGTAGCCAAGTCCAAGCTGTACACCCTGTTCGTTCTGCTGGCGCGCACATTCATGCCCGCACCGTTCACGGAGAAGACGGCCGAGCCGTATTTTGCGAATCGGGACCGTTATAAAACACTCATTCAACACATCGAGAGCAACATCGGCGAGAAATTGTCGGTTGAGGCCGCCGCGGCGGCGGTCGGTTTGAATCCGTTTCATTTTTGCAAAATGTTCAAGCGTTTAACAGGGCGCACATTCGTGGATTACGTCAATCTAACCCGAATGAATGAAGCGGAGAAGCTGCTTCGTGAAGGGACTTTAACCATCACCGAGATTGCCGGCATCGTCGGCTGCAGCAACCCGAATTATTTTACCAAGCTGTACAAACAGTACAAGGGCATGACACCTTCCCAGGCTAGACTGTTATAA